The sequence CGATCAACGATCCTTACAATAGAATTTGTTAAAACCTCAACGTTTTACACCGTCAAATGTACGAGAAACAACACTCATATGATCCAAACTCCGTATTCATAGTAAGTTCGCAAGATGAAGGAAGTATGGTAGAAAGCAGGTAGACCTGGGTAGAAAGAATCTGTGTTTGCGCCGCCGGCAGTACGTTTATGACGGTTATCTAATCCAAGATTTTCCGCTACGGACGTGGACAATTATAGGTTTACGATAGAACATTTATGGCTTTTATCAGGAGGGGTGTGTGCAAATACCGTTGCCTTGTGACCGAAAAGGTTGTCGTAATTAAGCTCGGTTTTGTTGTACTCCTAATTCGAGCCTTGCTGACAGGATAAATAATCGTACTCATACGAAGAATGCCACCAAGTCGCGCGCCCAATCAATATCGTCTACCTCTCTCTAGATAAGTGTACAGTATGAGTCAACAGTATGCAAAATTATCGCCAGGAATCACGACTCGCTGAACACCGTTCTGGGACCCAACCTAGCTAGCTCCTCCTTGTTTGGTCATCAGCACTGTTGACTTACGATAGTCCATGTAATCTTCAGGTATCAGACATACGGGGAACGCCTCCCCCTTCAACATCTGCTAGGAGATTGAAGCCACCATCTTCCACTGCAAAACCAATTTGCAAAATACCAGTTGTTTGTGTGCACTAAATATACCTAGGAGGTATTTCTCCTGGCTAAATCAAGTCGACATCTTTCAACAAGTCGCACATGTTTTCTCTAAGGAGAGTTTTACTTTGCCTGGTGAAAGAAGTTGCACGCGTGGCTGCTAGATAGTGTCAAGATAACAGCTCGTTTAAAATAGCCATATTCCCCACGGTCATGGGTAGTACAAAAAACCTGTATATAATTAAAAACAATTAACATATCTTAGAACAATCTGTGCAAAGTCATGAAGCTGATATCTGCAGTATAGTAAGAGCCAGGTGCATTCTTGGGACAGTTGTGGACTTGGGGTTCAAATTAATTGTAATGGTTGTTGTGGATGGTAAACTCTGTCAACCCTAGCTGAATATCACACGGCGAATGTGACTGGCTCTCGAACAGTAACGTCACCAGTTCATATCGGGTTTCATTGGATAAATCCGCGGGTAATTCAGGCAGCCTTGCGGTGAATGCTTCCGTCTGACTGGCTGTATATATAGTAGATGACTGATAGGCGATGAAAAGGGCCGAAGGGAAGTCTGGAATGTAATTCCCAGCGACATCTGAGTGTGTGGGTGAAGTGTACATGTAGCCTGTGATGTTGGCGTAAGTTCAGAGGGGAATCGCGGGAGCGCCCAACAAACACGAAACCTAACATCTACACCAGCTTCATATTACACCTTAAACTGTTTAAACACTTAGTGTAGTGACCAAAAAGGAATTCAACTTGATCTTTCTTCTCTAATCAAGTAGTAACCATTATCAGATGACATTAAATATTAATGTGTAATCTTAAACAAGTTGAAAGTTTCCATTTTAAGCATTAACAATGTTATTTGGATGCAACATGCATGTATAGAAGATAGTCTGCCCCCATCTTCGAACAGATCGATCTTGTAACATGTCTCCTTTCTTTCAAACATCATTTCCTTTTCCTTTACATGTACTATTGACAGTTTGTGTTAAGTTAACTTAACACTGATCACAATGACAACATTAATGGCATGTAGTCACCGCTGATTGCGACTTGGTGGTATAATTATATTTATCATAACATTCTCATTTAGAAGATATCGCTGCAAATATGCCCTCAGAATAATGTGTAGCCAATACTAGTATCCGTAAAGTAGACTTCCATTGATGAAAGAATGACAATTTTTACAGCTTCTGTCACATCTACAAAGAGCACACTTTCACTCCTATAAGACTCGAGTGAGACAGCAACGATTTGTAGATACATGATTAAGCAGCTTTATTTTAGGCATCTCACTAAgtttgtatgtctttttttttgccacttCTTGAGACAAGATGAGTTGATATTTAGAAGAAACCGCCAAAAGGGTTTTGCATTGACGTGGCTATGACGTCAGTAGTGTCCGCCCTGCTGTATGGTTAAAAACAAATCCCTAATGTTCTCGTgtgtttgaaatgtctgacagaTAACGGCCCTACAAGGCCAGACCATGGCGCCGTCGGAGTTTGTCTCCCAGATGGAGACCATGCAGACAGAGGAGAGCATGCGCAGTGGCAGTGGAGGACTGGAGGATGCGGAGAGAAGACAGTTCCAGGAGGAGATAGAAGAGCTGCGGACGGAGTTACGGAACTTCCGGAACCAGGTGTCACAGATGCAGGAAGGGTGGGTCCGAACCTTGGTGCATTATTAAAGAATGAACAAACCATGCAAATATCAATTGGTCTGTGGACAAAATATTGAATACTacattgtaaatactgtatgcATGTATAATTCCAATTGCCATACTGTGGCATAATAACGTATATTTTAGGCCTCGATGGTTCCATGTCAAGGTCGCTTCCTTGTTCTTCGAGAAGCCCTTGCATACCGGAAATATGACgtgaaaacaaagacaaagtaTGTAAATATTATACATGTCTAAAGAAAATAATCAACCCAACTATACCGTTTCTAAAGATTAGCTCAGTATTTTACCGAGTGGGCGCCTTGAGTATGCTGGAAATGTCCGTGCCCAGCTGAATATGGAAACGGCCATTGCAACTGTTACCAAATGTACCACTGGTGTGATTTTGTAATCGTGAacgtttattgatatttttctaTCTTACCATGGTATCAATTCATCCAAATACCGATCTCCCATAGGCGACAGACACACCACTGGCACTGACACATATACACCGATATAGCACTGTCTGCACATATTAAACTGTGAAACGTCTACACTGTGTGCTGATGACACACTAGCACTATTTCTAGTGACAACTTTGGCGAAGAATGTTTTATCTCTTGAAAGAGATAAAATTTATCTCCAGATGGAAGAAATGTCGTttaattgtatatatatagtaccGAGACAGACTTTAAGCCCTTAAAGCTGTCCATCTGTAAGACTGTAGACGTGATTAAGATAAGGAAGAGCTACGTTAATCCAAACAAGCCCAAGGACTGCACTACCGTATGGGTTGCCAACGATTGTCAAACAAGCTTAACGGATATCTGGTAAACGTGTGGAATAATATGTTTGGGTTTTCTTGGATTTTATCCATCTTTTCATTCCATGATCAACATTGTGGACCTGGACATATGACAAAACAGGACATCATAATTagacctttaaaaaaattggACTAAAATTCATACCAAGAGAGCTACACAATGCCCACCTCTAAAAGTTAAAACCGATTTCCGATAAATTCTTTAATACAAGCATAGAAGTGTCGGTGTTGGTGAAAAATATTAAGTTGTTGACTGGTACTTTACAATCTGCTTAATTTGTCTCCTTGCAGAAAAGCCACACCGAAGGTTAACGGACATGGGGATTCAGACTTCCCGGGCGTCCCCTCTGCCTGTTTCATCCAGAACGGGGAACACAGGCACACGTCACACCTCAAGGTAAACCTGGGGAATGGCAGAAACAACGTGTACGTCACAGGTGAGAGGTCACACTTCGCACACAGTTGCCCCAAGATGCTACGGTTCAACATGTAGGTCGCAAGAAGGGACCGTGCACAACAAGACAAGTTGTTATAAGAGATTTTATTATATGATAGGTCGTATTCCTCATGGTGATACTCCAAGTGAATACAATTGTTCCACCATGCCACAGCTCCTTCTATCGACCACAgtaaaaactacatgtaacgttacgctTGCTTCCGCAGGTCTTTCCCTCAACCCAGCAGCAGTTGCGATGCAGCCAACTGGAAAGCCACAAGGGTTCGTGTCGCTGTACCCGATCTCTTGGTACTTCGACAAGGACCTCAGCACCATCCACAGTGCACAGAATGTGGTGACAGAAACGAAAACTACGCAGAAAACTGTGACACAACAGAAAACCACTCAGCAGATGATGACACAGAAGGGAGTGGCCAAGGATGACCCAAAGTACGGATCTGTACACATGTCCGTCAAGGAGGAAGAGATAGCTAAGGTTCTGAAAGGTACAGGGATGTTACTATTTGTGCATGACCAATCATTGGTACTACAACAGTCTGTGAAAAGTGCATACTAGTAGTGGTtcgctttaaaaaaaaatgttggtttCAACTGTATGTCCGTGTGACACTGTAGGTGAATTAGCTGAATTAGATGTTAACTGACGCAAAATGGAATTCCCTCCAGGTTATGGTGCTGCAGTGCCGGCTCCTGGTGATAGGGGCGCTGATATCAGTGCCTCTGTAGGCAGGGCGCTCGTTGGTAAAACTCGGTGGCGCTTAAAAGGCCCCCAAATCCTTGTATCCAGAGGGATATTTCATTCAAAGCATTTGGGTCGAAAAAGATAACAGCCAGCATTGTCGGCATTGAAACTATATTTCCGTAATTCTGGAATCTATCCTCCAAGTTCAGAATGGAATATCCCATCGGTGTGGGTGGTGTTCACATATACCCATTTCCACATTTCATCGGGCCATGGTTTAAAAAAGCACAACTAACAACAGCATTAGACATCGGGGCTGAAGGTGTCATCTAACTGAATTAGGTTTTCGTGGTCTGGGACAAGGAAACTTGATTAATGATACTAGTAGCTATTAACCAAGTTGTCTTACCGTGGTATTTCGTGGTTAACATACACACGACATTTGTCCTGGACGGAACCATAccaaaaaagaataaaaaccGTCTGGAAAAGTTGCACAATATTCACAGGACCTCTACTATGCTTCAATCAAATGCCACTAATCCGTACAACATGACTGAACCTTCTGTCGACCAGGTTCAGTTAGCAGTCAATACAAAACTCAAAAGAGACATAAAAACGACACAACACAGACGCATTGGACACCCGCTGTAAGAAGATATAACTTACAATTCATAGCACAACAGTGGCATGAAGTCCTCAAAGTAACCAAAGACAACAAATCCCAGATAACAGAATGACTTCTCGGTAATACATTTCGTTCTGTTCTACGTCGTATTTAAAAAGGCTCACCCCGTGAGTGAGGGAACAGCTATCCGATTATTTCAACTGAAGTTTAAAAAGCAAGATCACACCAATAGGGAACAAaagaagacacaaaatgtcGTTTGTTCGTAGAAGCTGTAACTCTATGGATAGAAAAAGTATAAGTTAtgagatatcatttttttttctgacaggtCGGTGGTTCCGATTGGCCCACCACGCCAGTCATGGGTTAGTGATAGAGGCAGAGGACACTCCACAGTCAGGCAAGCAGGCGGTGGCGAATAAAAAGCAAATACCAACAAAGTAAGTACCGGTCAggtttaaaatgtattttccaacacaaatgagAGATGGGACTTAGCCAAATTCTCGACTGAACAGCGCcggtctttgtcaatgaatgaggAATTCACCGCTTTTGTTGAGTCACCTGGTACAGATAGAGCGCATAACCCGGTGTCAGTCTGTGGATCAAACGTTGCAGTTTATGGCGTCCCCGTCTACAACTCTATTTATCAAAGGACGATTGTATGAGGACTTAATTCTTCCGGAAATAGGTGGTTATGCCCAAAAGAAACATTACACAAATTTTACTGGACGCTTGGTTGGTATCTGTCTGTGGAATACTTGACTGGCAAAACAATTGTTTTGTACGTAAAGGCATGGATTTTATACTGCTGTTTTACAACTTGTTTCTCACAGTGACACACAACTCTGGAGCTATGACAAAGGAAGTTTCCGTAACAAGAAGTACCAGAAGTGCGCGCTGCAGGTCTTGGACTACTTCGCGCCCTCTCCCGTGGAACTGGCCCCTTATACAGGCGACAGGAACCAGAAATGGGTGGTATGTCTTATTCAAAGTTTTATAAGTTTTACGTTAAGTTTTATCAAACACAGAAACGATATCCAGCGAATTATCTGTCGTACCCATCGGCGTTTTTTCCTGAAATAACCTTATGCACACTGATCTTCGGGATGTATGACGTCAGAAGTGGATCAAAGGTGTCCAGAAGTCGGTAGTACGCTACAAGTGtagttaaagaaaaaaagttttctgtgACTTAAAACCCAATGGTAAATAGGATTTGGGCAAAATAATATTTGAAATAATGTAAAACACTTTTGTCTGGTCCGTCAGGTGACCGTCCTTttttaatttagatattgtctTCCGAATTCCCGACAGATCCATGCTAACGGCGTCATTACCAGTGCGGACACGGACTTCGCCTTGGACATGGATGGGCACAACGTCATCATCAGCCCAAAGGAGGCAGACGACTCCGCCACCCGCCAATCGTGGGGAATCGAAGTCGTCCAGAAATAGCCCCATTCCCtcttacacccccccccccccggcgaATGGCATAACCTGAGCCAGACAGCTCTAAACTCAGACTAAAACTTCAGGCGACACCGTATCGAAACAACGTCGAAAATCTAAAGCAATACTGCGCTTCAAAAGTACAACGACTGAAATCCTAAAGTAACACGACTGTAACCCAGAAGTTGCAGAGCGTAACGTTGACACTGCCTTGAGGTTACGCACTTGCGTCCCAACATATAACATAGATAAATGCTAACATATACGATAACTGTCAGAATCATAGCATTCCTAAGTAATGATAAGCGTATTTCTCTCGGTGACGGACGAACAACCTAGTTGATGTCGAACCAGGATAACTTACTGTCAAAAGGCACATGCCCACGTTACACTCTCacagtaaaatacatgtattagttgCAGAATCCTTCTACGGATTCCTGCGTCTCAACACTTGTGTTGCAAAGTATTCGGCaaagatatacatttgtacctccTACATTTGTACCTCCACATTCCTCAACGGCCAAAGATCAAAAACTCACAAATATACTaaaaaagatacattgtacGTTATTGACAGGTGTTACATTTCATGGACTAAAATGAGATGTACAATTCATGAAAAAAAGGTGTGACGAAGTTTAGTCTGGAACTATATAAAAACAAAGCACACAATTTCACAACATCGCTTAACACATATGCACTGAATTCCGTGTCCATGCTAAGGATGATCATGTGCCTTGCAAGTACTAATGCAGATGCAGAAAGCTTCTATAAGAAATGCTAGGTTAAAATATTTTTGGAGAATGACAGAAAGTGTTGTAATAATTGTATGTCACCTTCTCCCTTGTTGCAATGTCAGTTTGACAGATGGTTGACAATGAAGCAGTACAGTAACAAAGACGACTTCAGAAATCTGTATATGATATCTGGGAAGACATCCATTCATAGAGATGGTAACACTGCGAAACATAATTAGATAacttttggcgatgcctcagaGGCACAGGCATTTCTTATTATATTGATGTCCAGCATGTTTTGCTTGCCACTTTGCGTCCTCTAGAATAAATATAGCGTTGCCCCTTCATCTAAAAGGAGTCCTAGTCACTGCAAAACTTCCCTCTTTAGAACTATAGATACATAGTATTTGTGTATTATTTCTAACGTTTTAGATAGGGATGTAATCATATTTGTATGGTAGGTACCATTAACTATAGCAGATGCAAATGCAATTATATTATGTAATAATATTTTGTGTTCATTTAGTGGACTACTGAAAAGATACAATTTAAGGGTCATTTTAggtgaacatttttctttctttacagtTAGTTATCAGTATGGTGCTCTTCCCTTAGCTCAGGTGGTGTGTGGGATATGTGTGAAGGTGCTGTACACTGGTGGGATCTGGGATGATAGTATTATTTTTAGAGAGgatatgaatgatgatgataattgatCTGGACAGGTGTCTACTTTACAATAAACCTCTAAGGAAATTCTGTTCTGTGTTGGAGTGTCTTTGTGTGCTACTCTTTATATGTGCAAGACCAAGGAAAGAGAAACTGAGTGTGGGGACTGTCATAGAGGTGTCCCACAAAATTCAACTGCTTTGTGacagaaaatgttgtacttCCATTTCTACTGTCAGTTTTGTCCTAGCGTTGCTTCAATCTCACCAAAAATTGCTGAAGTGTGTGTAAAATGTGACAAAGCTAGACAAGTACATCACAAAGCCAATCTTTTCTGTCAACAACATTATAATTTTCAGAGAATAAAACATTGCTATGTCCCCTGTAGGGCTTCACAGGAATGCTTTATAGTTGCCAAGGCAAAATACATTATACACACATTGTACTTTATAAATAGCTCTACCCTACAAGCAGTACAGGATCTTGGGAATACTACACATCTAAAAAGGCTTCCTTACAAGGGATACAGTAAAATACAGGAACAGCTTTGTACAttaaaagactttaaaaatatGTGTAGAATAGTCAAGGTGGGAAGATTTTTTTCCATGGGTATGAAATTAAAATTTGTAATATAgtgtttatacatatatattgtacTGTGTACATATTACATAACACTTGTGCACGCACGTGTAGAATTTTGCCCATCGATCGATCTACAGTGTTTGACACTAGTCTGAAGCAAAATAATATGAAAATAAGTCACTCATAcgaactacatgtagttctttcgtttttttttcctacTCAAATATCAACTCTTTTCTGGCATATAGATTGCACTAGGATATGTACACTTTATTACATGCCAAGGGAGTATTTCATACCCCTTGTGCAAGTGGTAGTTGTTTTTCTGTAGTTGTTCCATACACGTAACAAACATCTGTACCCTAACCAGTGACAAGTATCTAAAATTAGACCTCTGCTACAATAAGTATTGTATATCCGACAACATTTACATAAGATTTACATGTGCATCATTCCAACTTGCGGGGAAAGCTGGTCACATGACAAGACCAAAGGACCCAATTTCTATCTTTcttaaaaaacacacacattagCTTTAGTGTTGTTAAAACCACAGTCAGTCTTTCTGAGAAGATTCATGATGCAAGAAGCTTGTTTAGCAATTGTAAAAGAGGGCAAAGCCAGGTAGGAAAAGCTCCAGCCAGCAGTTGTCAGACACatctcatacatgtatattttatgtgTGCTTTGTCAGTGGGGGGAGGGAAGAGACATTTATCTATTTAAATCTACTGGCCACTTAGATCTAGTGCGTTCTAAAAGCCTCAAGCATCAGGGCCTCCCAAACACTTTGCTGCTCCAGAGGATAGACatatttttaactagtgtgaagaAACATTTCAATGGTTTTATCTTATCTAATCCGGCTCTCTTCTTGAAAATGTTTAAAAGCGTGGCTTCCATGATTGTGAGAATATATACCATACCTTGATTTCTACCTACACAGTATTCTACTTATATCAAGTCATGGCTATGAGCAAAGGATCAGCGCTGCAATTCATAAATTTGCCTAGAACTTCGGAAGACTAAAAATATTGATGCGTGACTCTTGTCAGTCACAATTAATGTTGACTTAGTGTAAAATAAATTTGCATTCAGCATTTGCACTTATTGGGGCTTGAAATACATAGCTAAAAGGCATTGCCATTTCTATCAAATTCAGCACCCAGATATTAACAGAATTGCCGTGCATCAGTCATCTCACTAATACCAGCAGTTTTCCAAAATTTAAGATTGATAAAACCAACCCATGAGCAAACAGTATGCTGACATAGTCATGAGTTTAGAGCAGGAACATTACCTAGCAACCAGAACATTTGTAGGTAGCACTCTACCCACTAAGTTATTTCTTAAGCACTGTTACTTGTGATTTCAAGTATATACCCAAGTGTCTTCATATTTCAAAACTTGACAATTGAAGAGATACAAATCTACACAATCTTGGTGAAATTACATTTGGGCCATAATCATTACCTGATGTGTATATTTGCTGACAGAGGTACAGCAAAGTTTTTCTGCTGTTGGTGGATATACATAAAAGGCTGTGAGTCATCTTGTGTAAGCTTAGGTGACATTTGCTACAGGAAAGAGACAAGTACGTCAGACATTTGATGACTACTGATTAA comes from Branchiostoma floridae strain S238N-H82 chromosome 2, Bfl_VNyyK, whole genome shotgun sequence and encodes:
- the LOC118409426 gene encoding uncharacterized protein LOC118409426 isoform X1, with amino-acid sequence MTRGYGMLSSLHQPCRRSGGGVSRKLRYRQQMTESNLTSASNRMSRSMTSLTPPDQVVSARVYYQPMYPKRTRTLSSQSPGRYDSTTTRTYSSYASSRHSLTGSAPGSRRSSIDSQHSYDELMSPSPVFTRAMSTTTEIVKEISRLQETKKQLETDILTLETAKNTGSGSTTVIKTLQEETETLTKRNTELENDIKDFKMRFEEEMTWRKKLEDEVGSLRKERERLMFQSVADSSAGGLGGRALPEQLEKLRGHYEDLIRRNREDLEKHYKAKITALQGQTMAPSEFVSQMETMQTEESMRSGSGGLEDAERRQFQEEIEELRTELRNFRNQVSQMQEGKATPKVNGHGDSDFPGVPSACFIQNGEHRHTSHLKVNLGNGRNNVYVTGLSLNPAAVAMQPTGKPQGFVSLYPISWYFDKDLSTIHSAQNVVTETKTTQKTVTQQKTTQQMMTQKGVAKDDPKYGSVHMSVKEEEIAKVLKGYGAAVPAPGDRGADISASVGRALVGRWFRLAHHASHGLVIEAEDTPQSGKQAVANKKQIPTNDTQLWSYDKGSFRNKKYQKCALQVLDYFAPSPVELAPYTGDRNQKWVIHANGVITSADTDFALDMDGHNVIISPKEADDSATRQSWGIEVVQK
- the LOC118409426 gene encoding uncharacterized protein LOC118409426 isoform X3 translates to MTESNLTSASNRMSRSMTSLTPPDQVVSARVYYQPMYPKRTRTLSSQSPGRYDSTTTRTYSSYASSRHSLTGSAPGSRRSSIDSQHSYDELMSPSPVFTRAMSTTTEIVKEISRLQETKKQLETDILTLETAKNTGSGSTTVIKTLQEETETLTKRNTELENDIKDFKMRFEEEMTWRKKLEDEVGSLRKERERLMFQSVADSSAGGLGGRALPEQLEKLRGHYEDLIRRNREDLEKHYKAKITALQGQTMAPSEFVSQMETMQTEESMRSGSGGLEDAERRQFQEEIEELRTELRNFRNQVSQMQEGKATPKVNGHGDSDFPGVPSACFIQNGEHRHTSHLKVNLGNGRNNVYVTGLSLNPAAVAMQPTGKPQGFVSLYPISWYFDKDLSTIHSAQNVVTETKTTQKTVTQQKTTQQMMTQKGVAKDDPKYGSVHMSVKEEEIAKVLKGYGAAVPAPGDRGADISASVGRALVGRWFRLAHHASHGLVIEAEDTPQSGKQAVANKKQIPTNDTQLWSYDKGSFRNKKYQKCALQVLDYFAPSPVELAPYTGDRNQKWVIHANGVITSADTDFALDMDGHNVIISPKEADDSATRQSWGIEVVQK
- the LOC118409426 gene encoding uncharacterized protein LOC118409426 isoform X4, translated to MTRGYGMLSSLHQPCRRSGGGVSRKLRYRQQMTESNLTSASNRMSRSMTSLTPPDQVVSARVYYQPMYPKRTRTLSSQSPGRYDSTTTRTYSSYASSRHSLTGSAPGSRRSSIDSQHSYDELMSPSPVFTRAMSTTTEIVKEISRLQETKKQLETDILTLETAKNTGSGSTTVIKTLQEETETLTKRNTELENDIKDFKMRFEEEMTWRKKLEDEVGSLRKITALQGQTMAPSEFVSQMETMQTEESMRSGSGGLEDAERRQFQEEIEELRTELRNFRNQVSQMQEGKATPKVNGHGDSDFPGVPSACFIQNGEHRHTSHLKVNLGNGRNNVYVTGLSLNPAAVAMQPTGKPQGFVSLYPISWYFDKDLSTIHSAQNVVTETKTTQKTVTQQKTTQQMMTQKGVAKDDPKYGSVHMSVKEEEIAKVLKGYGAAVPAPGDRGADISASVGRALVGRWFRLAHHASHGLVIEAEDTPQSGKQAVANKKQIPTNDTQLWSYDKGSFRNKKYQKCALQVLDYFAPSPVELAPYTGDRNQKWVIHANGVITSADTDFALDMDGHNVIISPKEADDSATRQSWGIEVVQK
- the LOC118409426 gene encoding uncharacterized protein LOC118409426 isoform X2 — translated: MTRGYGMLSSLHQPCRRSGGGVSRKLRYRQQMTESNLTSASNRMSRSMTSLTPPDQVVSARVYYQPMYPKRTRTLSSQSPGRYDSTTTRTYSSYASSRHSLTGSAPGSRRSSIDSQHSYDELMSPSPVFTRAMSTTTEIVKEISRLQETKKQLETDILTLETAKNTGSGSTTVIKTLQEETETLTKRNTELENDIKDFKMRFEEEMTWRKKLEDEVGSLRKERERLMFQSVADSSAGGLGGRALPEQLEKLRGHYEDLIRRNREDLEKHYKAKITALQGQTMAPSEFVSQMETMQTEESMRSGSGGLEDAERRQFQEEIEELRTELRNFRNQVSQMQEGKATPKVNGHGDSDFPGVPSACFIQNGEHRHTSHLKVNLGNGRNNVYVTGLSLNPAAVAMQPTGKPQGFVSLYPISWYFDKDLSTIHSAQNVVTETKTTQKTVTQQKTTQQMMTQKGVAKDDPKYGSVHMSVKEEEIAKVLKGRWFRLAHHASHGLVIEAEDTPQSGKQAVANKKQIPTNDTQLWSYDKGSFRNKKYQKCALQVLDYFAPSPVELAPYTGDRNQKWVIHANGVITSADTDFALDMDGHNVIISPKEADDSATRQSWGIEVVQK